From the genome of Fusobacterium varium, one region includes:
- the yxeP_12 gene encoding Uncharacterized hydrolase YxeP, with protein MHITSFMKTGTVSVDPGPRMAGAALINMNIIGRGGHGSRPDLSINPLFGAANVLMSLSSAWVNRIDSNETVTLGLATINGGTAANIIPDKVSITGTIRYFNIEEGKKAFNLIKEVSTYAAKSQNCSIEFAPDMRIAANPTINDTQLSTFAAKHLSEILPEGALIHQEKWYASESFNKYSILCPTLFVFVGAGNKEVGSTAEHHNVHFDLDENAFITGVISTVKFASCFLNI; from the coding sequence ATGCATATTACTTCTTTTATGAAAACTGGTACTGTCAGTGTTGACCCTGGACCAAGAATGGCTGGAGCTGCCCTCATAAATATGAATATTATAGGAAGAGGAGGTCATGGTTCAAGACCTGATCTTTCTATTAATCCTCTTTTTGGTGCTGCTAATGTTCTAATGTCATTGTCTTCTGCATGGGTTAACAGAATAGATTCAAATGAAACTGTAACATTAGGTCTTGCCACTATCAATGGTGGTACTGCTGCAAATATAATTCCTGATAAAGTTTCTATTACAGGGACTATAAGATATTTTAATATCGAAGAAGGAAAAAAAGCTTTTAATCTTATCAAAGAAGTTTCTACATATGCTGCTAAATCACAAAATTGTTCAATAGAATTTGCTCCTGATATGAGAATAGCTGCCAATCCTACAATAAATGATACACAATTATCTACTTTTGCTGCAAAACACTTAAGTGAAATACTTCCTGAAGGAGCACTTATCCATCAAGAAAAATGGTATGCTTCTGAATCTTTCAATAAATATTCAATTCTATGTCCAACTTTATTTGTATTTGTGGGAGCAGGGAATAAAGAAGTTGGCTCAACAGCTGAACATCATAATGTTCATTTTGATCTTGATGAAAATGCTTTCATCACTGGTGTTATTTCTACAGTAAAATTTGCTTCATGTTTTTTAAATATCTGA
- the mepA_13 gene encoding Staphylococcal virulence regulator protein A, whose protein sequence is MEQMKKNDLGKDSIGKLIINLTIPAITAQLINALYNIVDRIYIGRIPEVGGTALTGVGVTFPIVMLISAFGALLGMGGAPKAAIKMGEKNNDAAEEILGNCFSGMIVMATVLTVFFLVFQEPLLMMFGASDKTIVYGLKYLNIYVCGTIFVQATLVLNSFITAQGFARTGMLTVLIGAVLNIILDPILIFYFKMGVQGAAVATVVSQAVSAIWVTKFLIGKNTKIKIKKEYFKIKNQ, encoded by the coding sequence ATGGAACAAATGAAAAAAAATGATCTTGGAAAAGACAGTATAGGTAAATTAATAATAAATCTGACTATTCCAGCAATCACTGCTCAATTAATAAATGCTTTATATAATATAGTAGATAGAATATATATTGGAAGAATACCAGAAGTAGGGGGAACAGCTCTTACAGGAGTAGGAGTAACATTTCCAATTGTAATGCTTATATCTGCTTTTGGAGCTCTTTTAGGAATGGGAGGGGCACCAAAGGCTGCTATCAAAATGGGAGAAAAAAATAATGATGCAGCAGAAGAAATCTTAGGGAACTGTTTTTCTGGAATGATAGTGATGGCAACAGTTCTTACAGTTTTCTTTTTAGTTTTTCAAGAGCCTCTTTTAATGATGTTTGGTGCTAGTGATAAAACAATAGTGTATGGATTAAAGTATCTTAACATATATGTATGTGGAACAATTTTTGTTCAGGCTACATTAGTTCTTAATAGTTTTATAACTGCTCAAGGGTTTGCAAGAACAGGAATGCTTACAGTACTTATAGGAGCAGTTTTAAATATAATTCTTGATCCTATTTTGATTTTTTACTTTAAAATGGGAGTACAAGGAGCAGCAGTTGCAACTGTTGTATCACAAGCTGTATCAGCAATATGGGTAACAAAGTTTTTAATAGGAAAAAATACAAAAATAAAAATAAAAAAAGAATATTTTAAAATAAAAAATCAGTAA
- the patB_5 gene encoding Cystathionine beta-lyase PatB: protein MKYDFNTLISRKNTGSSKWEQMYKTNPNIGEDIVPLSVADMELKNAPEIIEGLREYLKSAVLGYTSPYKAFTDSVVDWMQRRHNFSIKPQWIVNTAGVVPAFFTAIRAFTKPGDGVVIMSPVYYPFYNAIKFNERTLVDCPLIEKNGYYTIDFEKFDEITKKPENKLFLFCSPHNPVGRVWKVEELKKLEEIILKNNVTVISDEIHHDIIMPGYKHTVFQTLSDELADRTITCTAPSKTFNLAGMGISNIIIKNPVIKEKFIQEINNVSGFPFSILGYKACELAYTKAENWLEEFITVIDENQKIVKEFFEKNYPKIKAPLIEGTYLQWIDFRALGMDPKKMEDFMTNEAQLFLDEGYIFGKSGEGYERINLAAPSWVIKGALERLDKALKKL, encoded by the coding sequence ATGAAATATGATTTTAATACTTTAATTTCTAGAAAAAATACTGGTTCATCAAAATGGGAGCAAATGTATAAAACAAATCCCAATATCGGAGAAGATATAGTTCCTTTATCTGTTGCAGATATGGAACTAAAAAATGCTCCTGAAATAATAGAAGGGTTAAGAGAATATTTAAAATCAGCAGTTTTAGGATATACTTCCCCATATAAAGCATTTACTGATTCAGTTGTAGATTGGATGCAGAGAAGACATAATTTTTCTATTAAACCTCAATGGATAGTAAATACTGCTGGGGTTGTTCCTGCATTTTTCACTGCTATCAGAGCCTTTACAAAACCTGGTGATGGAGTTGTAATTATGAGCCCTGTTTATTATCCATTTTACAATGCTATAAAATTTAATGAAAGAACTTTGGTTGATTGTCCATTGATAGAAAAAAATGGATATTATACTATAGATTTTGAAAAATTTGATGAAATTACAAAAAAACCTGAAAATAAACTTTTCCTTTTCTGCAGTCCTCATAACCCAGTAGGAAGAGTATGGAAAGTTGAAGAATTAAAAAAACTTGAAGAAATAATTCTTAAAAATAATGTAACTGTTATCTCTGATGAGATACATCATGATATTATAATGCCTGGCTATAAGCATACAGTATTTCAAACATTATCTGATGAATTAGCTGACAGAACCATAACTTGTACAGCACCTTCTAAAACATTTAATTTAGCTGGAATGGGAATATCTAATATCATTATTAAAAATCCTGTAATCAAAGAAAAATTTATCCAAGAAATAAATAATGTTTCTGGTTTTCCTTTCAGTATTTTAGGATATAAAGCCTGCGAACTTGCATATACAAAAGCTGAGAACTGGTTGGAAGAATTTATAACTGTAATAGATGAAAATCAAAAAATAGTAAAAGAGTTTTTTGAAAAAAATTATCCTAAGATAAAAGCTCCTCTTATTGAAGGTACATATCTCCAATGGATAGATTTTAGAGCTCTAGGCATGGATCCTAAAAAAATGGAAGATTTTATGACTAATGAAGCACAATTATTTCTAGATGAAGGATATATATTTGGGAAATCAGGAGAAGGATATGAAAGAATAAATCTTGCTGCTCCTTCATGGGTTATTAAAGGTGCTCTTGAAAGATTGGACAAGGCTTTAAAAAAACTATAA
- a CDS encoding DNA-binding transcriptional activator YeiL translates to MDLNIIKRLKKTGLFSEIEEKSIEEYFTGIKYEIKKYSQDENIAFRGDEIKGLYINLEGKVATEMLKESGEVKRIEEIDNYSLLATAFIFGDKNRFPVDLNAVTSTSIFYIEKNELIQLLKKDDRLLKKFLDEISCKAQFLSNHLWNNFTNKTIGEKFSQYILENQKDGFFQMKISVKDLAEYFDVSRPSLSRVIKNFLEENILEKIEKRRYKIIDMSRLKGQ, encoded by the coding sequence ATGGATTTAAATATAATTAAAAGATTAAAAAAAACAGGATTGTTTTCTGAGATAGAAGAGAAGAGTATAGAAGAATATTTTACTGGAATAAAATATGAGATTAAAAAATATTCTCAAGATGAAAATATAGCTTTCAGAGGAGATGAAATAAAAGGGTTGTATATCAATTTGGAAGGTAAAGTAGCTACAGAAATGTTGAAAGAAAGCGGAGAGGTAAAAAGAATAGAAGAAATAGACAATTATTCTCTTTTAGCTACAGCATTTATCTTTGGAGATAAGAATAGGTTTCCTGTAGACTTGAATGCTGTAACTTCTACTTCCATATTTTATATAGAAAAAAATGAACTTATACAATTATTGAAAAAAGATGATAGATTATTAAAAAAATTTTTGGACGAAATAAGTTGCAAAGCACAATTTTTATCTAATCACCTTTGGAATAATTTTACTAATAAAACTATTGGAGAAAAATTCAGTCAGTATATTTTAGAGAATCAAAAAGATGGTTTTTTTCAAATGAAAATATCTGTAAAAGATTTAGCAGAATATTTTGATGTGAGTCGTCCATCTCTTTCAAGAGTAATAAAAAATTTTTTAGAAGAAAATATTTTAGAAAAAATTGAGAAGAGAAGATATAAAATAATTGATATGAGCAGGTTGAAAGGCCAATAA
- the amaA_2 gene encoding N-acyl-L-amino acid amidohydrolase → MLSNEMILSAAKEVEEYVKLTRGYLHENPEISGQEFDTSAFLKKEVAALGLPIENVSTTGFIATLKCKKPGKTLALRSDIDALKMSESETNMSGKKKYISKRPEACHSCGHDSHMAMLLGSMKILVKLKDFLSGTIIFCFEEGEETGCGIDKMLEVLSKKI, encoded by the coding sequence ATGTTGTCAAATGAAATGATACTATCAGCTGCTAAAGAAGTTGAAGAATATGTAAAACTTACAAGAGGATATTTGCATGAAAACCCTGAGATTTCTGGTCAGGAATTTGATACAAGTGCATTTTTAAAAAAGGAAGTTGCAGCTTTAGGACTCCCTATTGAAAATGTTTCAACAACTGGTTTTATTGCCACTTTAAAATGTAAAAAACCTGGAAAAACACTTGCTTTAAGAAGTGATATAGATGCTTTGAAAATGTCTGAAAGTGAAACTAATATGTCTGGTAAGAAAAAATATATTTCTAAAAGACCAGAAGCATGTCATTCTTGTGGTCATGACAGTCATATGGCTATGCTTCTTGGTTCTATGAAAATCTTAGTCAAACTTAAAGACTTCCTTTCTGGAACTATTATATTCTGTTTTGAAGAAGGAGAAGAAACAGGTTGTGGAATAGATAAAATGTTAGAAGTACTTTCTAAAAAAATATAG
- the ilvK gene encoding Branched-chain-amino-acid aminotransferase 2, which translates to MEIRVEKSEHLKVKPDESKLGFGKHFTDYMFVMDYDKGQGWHDARIVPFGPISMNPASMVLHYAQETFEGLKAYRAPDDRILLFRPEMNAKRMRNSNKRLCMAELPEEMFVEAVEAIVNHEKDWIPHLEGTSLYIRPFIFATEVAVGVHPAISYKFIIILSPVGNYYPEGVNPVKIYVEDEYVRATKGGTGFTKCGGNYASSIAAQEKAARLGYTQVLWLDGVERKYVEEVGTMNVMFKINNEIYTAPIDGTVLPGVTRDSCIALLKEWGYKVHEEHFTIDFLMEAASKGELEEAFGTGTAAVISPVGELNYKGEIAIINNFKTGELTQRLYDTLTDIQWGKIEDKFGWTHEVKR; encoded by the coding sequence ATGGAAATAAGAGTAGAAAAATCAGAACATTTAAAGGTTAAACCAGATGAAAGTAAACTTGGATTTGGAAAGCATTTTACTGACTATATGTTTGTTATGGATTATGATAAAGGACAAGGTTGGCACGATGCAAGGATAGTTCCATTTGGACCTATTTCTATGAATCCAGCCTCAATGGTTCTTCATTATGCTCAGGAAACATTTGAAGGATTAAAAGCATATCGTGCACCAGATGATCGTATTCTTTTATTTCGTCCAGAAATGAATGCAAAGAGAATGAGAAACTCAAATAAAAGGCTTTGTATGGCAGAACTTCCAGAGGAAATGTTTGTTGAAGCAGTGGAAGCCATTGTAAATCATGAGAAAGATTGGATACCTCATTTAGAAGGAACATCTCTATATATTAGACCATTTATATTTGCTACTGAAGTTGCTGTAGGTGTACATCCAGCAATATCATATAAGTTTATTATTATTCTTTCACCAGTAGGGAATTATTATCCAGAAGGTGTAAATCCAGTAAAAATATATGTTGAAGATGAATATGTCCGTGCAACAAAAGGAGGAACAGGATTTACAAAATGTGGTGGAAATTATGCTTCTAGTATTGCTGCTCAGGAAAAAGCAGCCAGACTTGGATACACTCAGGTTTTATGGCTAGATGGAGTAGAAAGAAAATATGTAGAAGAAGTTGGAACAATGAATGTAATGTTTAAAATAAATAATGAAATCTATACTGCTCCTATTGATGGAACAGTTCTTCCAGGTGTAACTCGTGATTCGTGCATAGCTCTTTTAAAAGAATGGGGATATAAAGTTCATGAAGAACATTTTACTATAGATTTTCTAATGGAAGCAGCAAGTAAAGGAGAATTAGAAGAAGCTTTTGGGACAGGAACAGCAGCTGTTATTTCTCCAGTAGGAGAACTGAACTATAAGGGAGAAATAGCAATAATTAATAATTTTAAAACAGGAGAACTTACTCAAAGACTTTATGATACATTGACAGATATTCAATGGGGAAAAATAGAGGATAAATTTGGTTGGACTCATGAAGTAAAAAGATAG
- a CDS encoding multidrug efflux pump VmrA, giving the protein MSMGYCGIAWLIEILFPAMFVTMFTEDKELIKFTVWALNIYGAGLFMMGVQVPCQQTFVALGEAKVSLILSLLKKIILLVPFALIFPFFFENKVFAVFLAEPVAGILAASITATVFSIRFPKLLKRRAIG; this is encoded by the coding sequence ATGAGTATGGGATATTGTGGAATAGCATGGCTTATAGAAATTTTATTCCCAGCTATGTTTGTGACTATGTTTACAGAAGATAAAGAACTCATAAAATTTACAGTGTGGGCATTGAATATATATGGGGCAGGACTTTTTATGATGGGGGTTCAAGTTCCATGTCAACAGACATTTGTTGCTTTGGGAGAAGCTAAAGTTTCTCTTATACTTTCTTTACTGAAAAAAATAATACTTTTAGTACCATTTGCTTTAATATTTCCATTTTTCTTTGAAAATAAAGTATTTGCAGTATTTTTAGCAGAGCCAGTAGCAGGGATATTAGCAGCTTCAATAACAGCTACAGTATTTAGTATTAGATTTCCTAAGTTATTAAAAAGAAGAGCAATAGGATAA
- a CDS encoding multidrug efflux pump VmrA, translated as MQSTNSVVNVVLNSSLQKFGGDLAVGAMTICGSVIQVLQMPVFGLAQGVQPIVSYNYGARNIDRVKKAYKYFCL; from the coding sequence ATGCAGAGTACAAATAGTGTGGTAAATGTAGTACTTAATTCTTCCCTTCAAAAATTTGGAGGAGATTTAGCTGTGGGAGCTATGACTATATGTGGAAGTGTTATTCAAGTACTTCAAATGCCAGTTTTTGGTCTTGCACAGGGAGTTCAACCAATAGTAAGTTATAATTATGGAGCAAGGAATATAGATAGAGTAAAAAAAGCATATAAATACTTCTGTTTATGA
- a CDS encoding MORN repeat variant — protein sequence MEIKGNYVEDKKDGLWQGISRKRTLLWEENFQGGILNGIYTKYDKNGNKIEQGNYINGGIDGTVEIYYPSGKIYRQLNYVSGKKEGIFRTYYEDGKLSIEETYSNDRLEGDYKKYNKQGNIEISGTYKESMRVGTWNTFDEKGKNVSIYNYNENGKMEGKQIQYTPTDFDRKDYFKRESEFKNGLRHGTVTEYYPNGKVYKQGRYEMDEKEGRWVQYSGEIIISEENYKAGKRDGVQRFFYTNGKIAEEYIYENGKEKEYKRYSQDGKLIGQGKRF from the coding sequence GTGGAAATCAAAGGAAATTATGTAGAAGACAAAAAAGATGGACTGTGGCAAGGGATAAGCAGAAAAAGAACTCTTCTTTGGGAAGAAAATTTTCAGGGGGGTATTCTTAATGGAATCTATACAAAATATGATAAAAATGGAAACAAGATAGAACAAGGAAATTATATAAATGGGGGAATAGATGGAACTGTAGAAATATACTATCCAAGTGGAAAAATATATAGACAGTTAAATTATGTTTCTGGTAAAAAGGAAGGAATATTTAGAACTTATTATGAAGATGGCAAGTTGTCTATTGAAGAAACATATTCTAATGACAGGCTGGAAGGTGATTATAAAAAATATAATAAACAGGGAAATATAGAAATCTCAGGTACATATAAAGAGTCTATGAGGGTAGGGACATGGAATACTTTTGATGAAAAAGGGAAAAATGTATCTATTTATAACTACAATGAAAATGGGAAAATGGAAGGGAAACAGATACAATATACCCCTACTGATTTTGATAGAAAAGATTATTTTAAAAGAGAATCAGAATTTAAAAATGGTCTTCGTCATGGAACAGTAACTGAATATTATCCAAATGGAAAAGTATACAAACAAGGAAGATATGAGATGGATGAAAAGGAAGGAAGATGGGTGCAATATTCAGGAGAAATTATTATATCAGAAGAAAATTATAAAGCAGGAAAAAGAGATGGAGTACAGAGATTTTTCTATACAAATGGAAAAATAGCTGAGGAGTATATATATGAAAATGGTAAAGAAAAGGAATATAAACGTTATAGCCAAGATGGAAAATTAATAGGTCAAGGAAAGAGATTTTAG
- a CDS encoding MORN repeat variant, with translation MSEKGKNFLIAFIVILIIAGILAGGVYFAQKKIKDLDIKSKIEANINESKKNIEIAANLSKTSKKPVMKVTKTTVTQPISKVKTLPTTVKREQKNGVYKEYYSNGSIKSETSYIDGKKDGEEIIYDTDGRIKEKENTDME, from the coding sequence ATGAGTGAAAAAGGAAAGAATTTTTTAATAGCATTTATTGTAATATTAATCATAGCAGGAATATTAGCTGGAGGAGTATATTTTGCTCAGAAAAAAATTAAAGATTTAGATATAAAATCGAAGATTGAAGCTAATATCAATGAAAGTAAGAAAAATATAGAAATAGCAGCAAATTTATCTAAAACATCTAAAAAACCAGTAATGAAAGTAACAAAAACCACTGTGACACAACCTATTTCAAAGGTAAAAACACTTCCTACAACTGTAAAAAGGGAACAGAAGAATGGAGTGTACAAAGAATACTATAGTAATGGCTCTATAAAATCAGAAACTTCATATATTGATGGAAAGAAAGATGGAGAAGAAATAATTTATGATACTGATGGAAGAATAAAGGAAAAAGAGAATACAGATATGGAGTAA
- the cstA gene encoding Carbon starvation protein A: MSGVIILVCSILCFFIAYVTYGSWLAKQWDVDPSRKTPSHEFNDGIDYIPAKAPVLLGHHFASIAGAGPINGPIQAAVFGWVPVLLWIIIGGIFFGAVQDFSSIIVSIRHKGKSLGEVIEENIGYRCKILFTIFSWLVLLLVVAAFADIVASTFQGYTVAADGVKVYNSANGSVATASVLFIPLAVVFGFLIHRKNAPLIVSSVAGVGLLVVCIAVGLKYPIYLSKTFWLGMVFVYIFIASVTPVWILLQPRDYLNSFLLYFMIIAAVIGIVGSNPTVNLPAFTGWTSSFNGQVMFPYLFITVACGAISGFHSLIGSGTTSKQLDNEKDAKLIGYGAMLIECGLAVVALIAVGALFTNNEMPKGTPAVVFASAISGFFKTLGMGEIAVSTTFTVISLAISAFALTSLDTATRLGRFMFQELFAAKAGEKAGKIRKSLGNMYVGTFITVILGGVLCLGGYKNIWPLFGACNQLVAVPCFLGVSVWLSKKGKNNKMLFIPMVFMLMATMSSLLISFKSNVLILMSGKGSLAVHGLQCVIIIPIFALAFILVIEGGKVLWENRRKKNIVRMEI; encoded by the coding sequence ATGAGCGGAGTAATTATTTTAGTATGTTCAATTTTGTGCTTTTTTATTGCATATGTAACCTATGGATCATGGTTGGCAAAACAATGGGATGTAGATCCTTCAAGGAAAACACCTTCACATGAATTTAATGATGGAATCGATTACATACCAGCAAAAGCACCAGTTCTTTTGGGACATCATTTTGCTTCCATAGCAGGAGCAGGACCGATTAATGGTCCTATTCAGGCAGCAGTGTTTGGTTGGGTGCCAGTGTTGCTATGGATAATTATTGGTGGAATATTCTTTGGAGCAGTACAGGATTTTTCTTCGATAATAGTTTCAATAAGACATAAAGGAAAATCTTTAGGAGAAGTTATTGAAGAAAATATAGGATACAGATGTAAGATACTTTTTACTATTTTTTCATGGCTTGTACTTCTTTTAGTAGTTGCAGCTTTTGCCGATATTGTTGCCTCTACATTTCAAGGATATACAGTTGCAGCTGATGGAGTAAAAGTGTATAATTCGGCAAATGGGTCAGTAGCAACAGCTTCTGTACTTTTTATACCACTGGCAGTAGTATTTGGATTTCTTATTCATAGAAAAAATGCTCCTCTTATAGTATCATCAGTGGCAGGAGTAGGACTTTTGGTAGTGTGTATAGCTGTTGGACTAAAATATCCAATATATCTAAGCAAAACTTTTTGGTTGGGAATGGTATTTGTATATATTTTTATTGCGTCAGTAACACCAGTATGGATTCTTTTGCAACCTAGAGATTATCTTAATAGTTTTCTTTTATATTTTATGATAATAGCAGCAGTTATTGGTATAGTAGGGAGTAATCCTACTGTAAATCTTCCAGCTTTTACTGGGTGGACAAGCAGTTTTAATGGACAGGTTATGTTTCCATATCTATTTATCACAGTGGCATGTGGAGCTATTTCAGGTTTTCATAGCTTGATTGGATCAGGAACTACATCAAAACAATTAGACAATGAAAAAGATGCAAAACTTATTGGATATGGAGCTATGCTTATAGAGTGTGGACTTGCAGTTGTAGCTCTTATAGCAGTAGGAGCATTATTCACAAATAATGAAATGCCTAAAGGAACACCAGCAGTGGTTTTTGCTTCTGCTATTTCTGGATTCTTTAAAACTTTAGGAATGGGTGAAATAGCAGTAAGTACAACATTTACAGTTATTTCACTTGCAATTTCAGCTTTTGCACTTACATCTTTAGATACTGCTACAAGGCTTGGAAGATTTATGTTTCAAGAATTATTTGCAGCTAAAGCAGGAGAAAAGGCAGGTAAAATTAGAAAATCTTTGGGAAATATGTATGTAGGAACTTTCATAACAGTTATTTTAGGTGGAGTCTTATGCCTTGGAGGATATAAGAATATATGGCCTTTATTTGGAGCTTGTAATCAATTAGTTGCTGTACCTTGTTTTCTTGGAGTATCTGTATGGCTTTCTAAGAAAGGAAAAAATAATAAGATGCTTTTTATTCCAATGGTGTTTATGCTTATGGCAACAATGAGTTCTTTGTTGATTTCTTTTAAGTCAAATGTACTTATACTTATGAGTGGGAAAGGAAGTCTTGCAGTACACGGACTTCAATGTGTTATTATCATTCCTATATTCGCCCTTGCATTTATTTTGGTAATTGAGGGAGGAAAAGTATTGTGGGAAAATAGAAGAAAAAAGAATATTGTAAGAATGGAGATTTGA
- a CDS encoding C4-dicarboxylate anaerobic carrier, with product MKKKFNMPDTYVIIFFVVILAAILTHTVPVGKFQMEKVSYITETGAEKTRTVPVAGSFTYELNEQGEPLVKGIKFFEPGGEVGVANYVFEGIVSGDKWGTAVGVIAFILITGGSFGIILKTKAVESGLYALIKKTKGSEWLLLPIVFFVFSLGGAVFGMGEEAIPFAMVLIPIVIGMGYDGITGILITYVSTQIGFGTSWMNPFSVAIAQGVAGIPVLSAAGFRMAMWAFFTAFGIFYTIRYANKIKANPQSSISYEADRYYREEFKLEEQGEVDFKFGHKLVLLVVLLGMAWIIYGVVVFGYYLPEIATQFVIMGVVAGIIGVIFKLNDMTVNDIATSFRKGAEDLIGAAIVVGMAKGIVLVLGGTEAGTPSVLNTVLNWVANGLGGLPAAASAWVMYIFQSVFNFFVVSGSGQAALTMPIMAPLSDLVGVPRQVAVLAFQLGDGFTNLIVPTSGILMAILGIAKLEWGIWAKFQIKFQGWLFLFGSLFVIGGVLMKLQ from the coding sequence ATGAAAAAAAAGTTTAATATGCCAGATACGTATGTAATCATATTTTTTGTAGTTATTTTAGCTGCAATATTAACACATACGGTTCCAGTAGGAAAATTCCAAATGGAAAAAGTTAGTTATATAACTGAAACTGGGGCAGAAAAAACTAGGACAGTTCCTGTAGCAGGAAGTTTTACTTATGAATTAAATGAACAGGGAGAGCCTTTAGTAAAAGGAATAAAATTCTTTGAACCAGGTGGAGAAGTTGGAGTAGCAAACTATGTATTTGAAGGTATTGTAAGTGGGGATAAATGGGGAACTGCAGTAGGGGTAATCGCATTTATTCTTATCACTGGAGGATCTTTTGGAATTATATTAAAGACTAAAGCAGTTGAATCAGGACTTTATGCCTTGATAAAAAAGACAAAAGGATCAGAATGGCTGCTTCTTCCAATAGTTTTCTTTGTATTTTCTTTAGGAGGAGCTGTATTTGGAATGGGAGAAGAGGCAATACCATTTGCTATGGTACTTATCCCAATAGTAATAGGAATGGGATATGATGGAATAACAGGTATACTTATTACTTATGTTTCTACACAAATAGGATTTGGAACATCTTGGATGAATCCTTTTAGTGTTGCAATAGCACAAGGGGTAGCAGGAATTCCTGTACTTTCAGCAGCTGGATTTAGAATGGCTATGTGGGCATTTTTTACAGCATTTGGAATATTCTATACTATCAGATATGCTAATAAAATAAAAGCTAATCCACAAAGCTCTATTTCTTATGAAGCAGATAGATATTATAGGGAAGAATTTAAATTAGAGGAACAAGGAGAAGTTGACTTTAAATTTGGACATAAATTAGTCTTACTAGTTGTTCTTTTAGGAATGGCTTGGATAATATATGGAGTTGTAGTATTTGGATATTATCTTCCTGAAATAGCTACTCAATTTGTAATAATGGGTGTTGTGGCAGGAATAATTGGTGTAATTTTTAAACTTAATGATATGACTGTAAATGATATAGCTACATCATTTAGAAAAGGTGCAGAAGATTTAATTGGAGCAGCTATAGTAGTGGGAATGGCAAAAGGAATAGTTCTTGTATTAGGTGGAACAGAAGCTGGAACACCAAGTGTACTTAATACAGTTCTTAACTGGGTTGCCAATGGACTTGGAGGATTGCCAGCAGCAGCTTCTGCTTGGGTAATGTATATATTCCAATCTGTATTCAATTTCTTTGTTGTATCAGGTTCTGGTCAAGCAGCTTTGACAATGCCTATCATGGCTCCATTATCAGACTTAGTTGGAGTTCCTAGACAGGTTGCAGTTCTTGCTTTCCAATTGGGAGATGGATTTACTAATCTTATTGTTCCTACATCAGGAATCTTAATGGCTATATTAGGTATTGCTAAATTAGAATGGGGAATTTGGGCAAAATTCCAAATTAAATTCCAAGGTTGGCTTTTCTTATTTGGTTCATTATTTGTTATTGGTGGGGTATTAATGAAGCTTCAATAA
- the tadA gene encoding tRNA-specific adenosine deaminase, protein MKREDYIEWDEYFMGVALLSAKRSKDPNTQVGACIVNEERRIIGVGYNGLPKGCSDDEFPWERDGEFLDTKYPFVCHAELNAILNSTKTLKNCTLYVALFPCHECSKAIIQSGIKELVYLSDKYCGTKSDMASKRMLDAAGVKYRKLESKLEKLELSFKASDY, encoded by the coding sequence ATGAAAAGAGAAGATTATATAGAATGGGATGAATATTTTATGGGGGTAGCTCTTCTTTCAGCTAAAAGGAGTAAGGATCCTAATACTCAAGTGGGAGCCTGCATTGTTAATGAGGAGAGGAGAATAATTGGGGTAGGATATAATGGACTTCCTAAAGGATGTAGTGATGATGAATTTCCTTGGGAGAGAGATGGAGAATTTCTTGATACAAAATATCCATTTGTATGTCATGCAGAATTAAATGCAATATTGAATAGTACAAAAACATTAAAAAATTGTACATTATATGTAGCACTTTTTCCATGTCATGAATGTAGCAAAGCAATTATACAAAGTGGAATAAAAGAGCTTGTTTATCTCTCAGATAAGTATTGTGGAACAAAATCTGATATGGCATCAAAAAGAATGTTAGATGCAGCAGGAGTAAAATATAGAAAACTTGAATCAAAATTAGAAAAGCTGGAACTGTCTTTTAAAGCTTCAGATTATTAG